In the genome of Quercus robur chromosome 3, dhQueRobu3.1, whole genome shotgun sequence, one region contains:
- the LOC126716386 gene encoding dirigent protein 11-like: protein MAKTKTLTFLFILFTIFSISTLTTTATKNHRFARALSPAKIGIKAEKLSHLHFYFHDIISGKNVTAVRVAEAPGTKTSPTIFGAVNVIDDPLTMKPELSSERVGSAQGIFAAASQSEFAFATTINFVFTSGKFNGSTLSVLGRNSVFSNIRELPIVGGTGVFRFARGYAQAHTYSRENNGNAVVEYNVYVFHY from the coding sequence ATGGCCAAGACCAAGACCCTGACCTTCCTCTTCATTCTCTTCACCATTTTCTCAATCTCAACCCTTACCACCACCGCCACAAAAAACCATCGCTTCGCAAGAGCCTTATCTCCAGCTAAAATAGGGATAAAGGCTGAGAAACTAAGCCACCTCCACTTCTACTTCCATGACATAATCAGTGGGAAAAATGTTACGGCCGTGAGAGTTGCCGAGGCTCCAGGGACAAAAACATCACCCACAATATTCGGAGCTGTGAATGTGATTGACGACCCATTGACTATGAAGCCCGAACTGAGTTCCGAACGAGTGGGAAGTGCTCAAGGAATATTTGCTGCGGCTTCGCAAAGTGAATTCGCCTTTGCAACGACGATTAACTTTGTTTTCACTTCAGGAAAGTTCAATGGTAGTACTCTCAGTGTGTTAGGGCGCAATAGTGTGTTCTCGAATATCAGGGAACTTCCTATTGTTGGTGGGACTGGGGTTTTTCGCTTCGCACGTGGGTACGCTCAGGCTCATACTTACTCGAGGGAGAACAATGGTAATGCCGTTGTGGAGTACAATGTTTATGTCTTCCATTATTGA